Proteins from a single region of Paraglaciecola sp. T6c:
- a CDS encoding DUF3299 domain-containing protein: MKIQILSSWVTLLIFNFVLLSTANAAQSTGSYQEIEWIALMPKDDLEALMNPPEYLSGIEDGSEQDSVEALGQQEGVDKNTKRFQKALSSTRVINTYENKPIRIPGFIVPLASDESQNITEFFIVPYFGACLHMPPPPPNQIIHSKAEQGIKLGSLYDPFWFEGTLVIDTTENELGTSAYRLKLNKAYPFEEE, encoded by the coding sequence ATGAAGATACAAATTTTAAGTTCATGGGTCACGTTATTAATCTTTAACTTTGTTTTGCTTAGTACAGCAAACGCCGCACAATCCACTGGAAGCTATCAAGAAATTGAATGGATAGCCTTGATGCCTAAAGACGATCTTGAAGCATTGATGAACCCGCCTGAATACCTGTCGGGTATCGAAGATGGCTCCGAGCAAGACTCGGTAGAGGCGCTTGGGCAACAAGAAGGTGTTGACAAAAATACTAAGCGCTTCCAAAAAGCCTTGAGTTCTACCCGCGTTATTAACACCTACGAAAATAAACCGATTCGTATCCCTGGGTTTATCGTGCCTTTAGCGTCTGATGAATCCCAAAACATCACTGAGTTTTTCATTGTGCCTTATTTTGGCGCTTGCTTACATATGCCGCCACCACCGCCTAACCAAATTATTCATAGTAAAGCTGAGCAAGGTATAAAACTAGGCAGCCTGTACGACCCGTTTTGGTTTGAAGGCACGCTCGTCATTGATACCACAGAAAATGAACTAGGCACTTCAGCTTATCGCCTTAAACTGAATAAAGCCTATCCTTTCGAGGAGGAATAA
- a CDS encoding ABC transporter permease — MLISLAWSSLCSRKKSVILTFLSLLISISVLLSVEHIRQQAKTSFNRTISGADLIVGAPSGQLNLLLYSVFRMGDPTSNIDYQSYEMLKNDQQVAWAIPISLGDSHRGFRVLGTNGDYFTHYQFGDKKSLGFTAGKPFAGMFDTVIGADVAKTLGYQVGDKIIVAHGIGHTSFSHHDHSPFVISGILKPTGTPVDKTVHVTLPAIEAIHLPPSQLAKILDGEEAQKIQPDSVTAVILGLKTKFGTFNLQRDLNNYQDDRLMAVLPGVALAELWQMMGTVENVLRVISVLVLLSSLFGLSTMLLASMNERKGEIAVLRTLGAGPSVIFGLVLLEALMLVVIAIASAVSLVSGSIALFSDKLAAHYGLFLSANLLSWETLQIAMIITLASIVTSAIPAFEAYKKALQSSLSG, encoded by the coding sequence ATGTTGATTTCTCTCGCTTGGAGCAGCTTATGTAGCCGCAAAAAATCAGTCATTCTGACCTTTCTATCTTTGTTGATTAGTATCAGCGTGCTGTTAAGCGTTGAGCATATTCGCCAGCAAGCTAAAACCAGTTTTAATCGCACCATTTCCGGGGCTGATCTTATCGTTGGCGCACCAAGCGGCCAACTCAACCTACTTCTATATTCTGTATTTCGTATGGGTGATCCCACCAGCAACATAGACTACCAAAGTTACGAAATGCTCAAAAACGATCAGCAGGTAGCGTGGGCCATTCCCATTTCTTTAGGAGATTCTCACCGCGGTTTTAGGGTGCTGGGCACCAATGGTGACTATTTCACGCATTATCAGTTTGGTGATAAAAAATCGCTTGGGTTCACAGCAGGTAAGCCATTTGCTGGTATGTTCGACACCGTGATTGGCGCGGATGTCGCCAAAACGCTAGGTTACCAAGTGGGAGATAAAATCATTGTTGCCCATGGGATCGGCCATACCAGTTTTAGTCACCATGATCATAGCCCGTTTGTGATCAGTGGCATTTTAAAACCTACCGGCACGCCAGTTGATAAAACCGTGCACGTAACTTTGCCCGCCATAGAAGCCATACATTTACCCCCGTCTCAGTTAGCGAAAATTCTCGATGGCGAAGAAGCACAAAAGATACAGCCTGATAGCGTCACTGCGGTGATATTGGGCTTAAAAACCAAGTTTGGCACCTTTAACTTACAGCGAGATTTAAACAATTACCAAGATGACCGCTTGATGGCGGTTTTACCTGGAGTGGCACTCGCAGAGTTGTGGCAAATGATGGGAACCGTTGAGAACGTACTTAGGGTCATTAGCGTGCTGGTGCTGCTGTCATCTTTGTTTGGTTTGTCGACCATGTTGCTGGCATCCATGAATGAGCGCAAAGGGGAAATAGCCGTGCTACGCACATTAGGCGCAGGCCCGAGCGTTATTTTTGGCTTGGTGTTATTAGAAGCACTGATGCTGGTGGTCATCGCCATTGCCAGTGCGGTATCGCTCGTCAGCGGATCTATCGCGCTGTTTAGCGATAAACTGGCCGCCCATTATGGCTTATTCTTAAGTGCTAACTTGCTATCGTGGGAAACCCTGCAAATCGCCATGATTATTACGCTAGCATCCATTGTCACCTCAGCCATTCCCGCATTTGAAGCCTATAAAAAAGCGCTGCAATCGAGTCTATCTGGTTAA
- a CDS encoding GlxA family transcriptional regulator, translating to MLKHVTLFASENAMGLSLGLTHDVLAFASTLQQRLLGQAIEISLVTVDGKPTSTFSGLAITPDCALDEVQDTDLIILHSIWGEVDTLLSKQAALYPRLRTWHEQGKPIMAAATGAYFLAEAGLLNDRISTTHWHKQADFAKRYPKVDVRAERFITATGELYCSAGMNAGLEILVYLISKLSSSLVGEAVEHAFLVDFRTGYAGEFTSISHQTYHQDDEILSIQQWLEMHFMSSILIEQLASKVNMSPRTFKRRFKEATGETPLGYIQQLRIEQGKEHLKHSDKSIEEISWAVGYQDAGHFNRLFKRKYRKNASAWRQQYRSY from the coding sequence ATGCTCAAGCACGTGACATTGTTTGCCAGCGAAAATGCAATGGGACTCAGCTTAGGCCTGACTCATGATGTGTTAGCGTTTGCATCTACCTTGCAGCAGCGCTTACTCGGTCAGGCGATTGAGATATCTTTGGTAACCGTAGATGGCAAGCCCACGTCTACATTCAGTGGATTGGCCATTACACCTGACTGCGCATTGGATGAAGTTCAAGACACAGATTTGATTATTCTGCACAGTATATGGGGAGAGGTCGACACGCTACTGAGTAAACAAGCAGCGCTTTACCCTAGGCTTCGCACTTGGCACGAGCAAGGCAAACCTATAATGGCGGCAGCCACCGGCGCTTACTTTTTAGCAGAAGCAGGGTTATTGAACGATCGAATAAGTACCACCCACTGGCATAAGCAAGCAGACTTCGCTAAGCGATATCCCAAAGTTGATGTCAGAGCCGAACGCTTCATCACAGCCACGGGAGAGCTCTACTGTTCAGCAGGCATGAATGCAGGACTTGAAATACTGGTTTACTTGATTTCTAAACTCTCATCGTCGTTGGTGGGTGAGGCAGTAGAGCACGCATTTCTTGTAGACTTTCGAACCGGTTATGCTGGCGAATTCACCTCAATCAGCCATCAAACTTATCATCAAGACGATGAAATACTGTCGATTCAGCAATGGCTAGAAATGCACTTCATGAGCTCAATTTTGATTGAGCAATTAGCAAGTAAAGTGAATATGAGCCCCAGAACGTTTAAACGGCGGTTCAAAGAAGCCACAGGTGAAACGCCGCTGGGTTATATTCAGCAATTGCGCATTGAGCAAGGCAAAGAGCACCTTAAACATAGCGATAAAAGCATCGAAGAGATTTCATGGGCCGTCGGCTATCAAGATGCAGGACACTTCAACCGCTTGTTTAAACGAAAATATCGTAAGAATGCTTCCGCCTGGCGTCAACAATACCGCTCTTATTGA
- a CDS encoding TonB-dependent siderophore receptor produces MKLYNLFSLSLFTLAMQAQAQEATDATEVKQADAEVEHLLISGVRQDRISGGATGLTMNISETPQSISVITSDLMDNFAAFNINDALRLATGVTVEAWETNRTNYSSRGFEIKNTQIDGVGLPNDWGIVTGAIDAYGYESIEVIRGANGLLTGVGNASGTINYVRKRPTNETGGEVSVIAGSYDFKRIQADYNTLLTEDGRWAARFVVAGEDTNSHLDGLSDNLGYFYGVVDGQLTDHSTLTVGISHQDANTDGNLWGGLVFNYTDGTQAEWDDSDSTTQDWTMWDTQNTNAFVEFTSQLSDNWRLDVNYHKRYFEEQDKLFYAYGTIDKETNLGLLGYPGRYDSDIDSDLLEVKTSGFFSAFGFEHEATFGVSYAQSTDTMFNYAADFTEAAWGALPAFPYALDAIAEPDWQERTLYSEIKQNLTRVFGSTKITLSDSLFMIAGVNAIDFERSGDNSGTTIDNSESELSPYVGFTYAITEDINAYASYSDIYQPQEQYDLSGQYLDPTKGKNTEAGIKVQWLDESLLTTFAYFTAEQENLASYAGINPDNGQYYYNGIDVDSKGFEIEMTGQLTDDLSVILGYTAIEIEDDQGADANTWAPRDYVNFSLNYTVPVVPSLTVGVSGRWQSETKNTDYNVTQDSYFLLNAYASYDITNDLSVRANLNNITDEKYLSSLHSSFFYAAPINGTVSVTYSF; encoded by the coding sequence ATGAAGCTGTACAACCTATTTAGCTTGTCTTTATTCACCCTCGCCATGCAAGCTCAGGCGCAAGAAGCGACAGATGCCACTGAAGTCAAGCAAGCAGATGCAGAGGTTGAACACTTACTTATTTCCGGTGTACGTCAAGATAGGATCAGCGGGGGTGCGACCGGTCTAACAATGAATATAAGCGAAACGCCTCAATCGATTAGCGTTATCACGTCAGACTTGATGGACAATTTCGCCGCCTTTAACATTAACGATGCTCTACGGTTAGCCACAGGCGTGACAGTAGAAGCCTGGGAAACCAACCGTACTAATTACTCCTCTCGTGGCTTTGAAATCAAAAACACCCAAATTGACGGTGTGGGTTTACCGAATGACTGGGGCATAGTGACAGGGGCCATTGACGCCTACGGTTACGAAAGTATTGAAGTTATTCGTGGTGCCAATGGTTTGCTGACGGGTGTAGGTAACGCATCGGGCACAATCAACTATGTACGCAAACGCCCCACGAATGAAACAGGCGGCGAAGTCAGTGTTATCGCTGGCTCCTATGATTTCAAACGTATTCAAGCCGACTACAACACCCTGCTCACAGAAGATGGACGCTGGGCTGCCCGGTTTGTGGTGGCTGGCGAGGACACCAACTCCCATTTAGATGGATTATCAGATAACTTAGGTTATTTCTACGGCGTGGTTGATGGTCAGCTAACGGATCACTCTACTCTTACTGTCGGGATATCTCATCAAGACGCCAATACTGATGGCAATTTGTGGGGCGGCTTGGTATTCAATTATACAGACGGTACCCAAGCTGAGTGGGACGACAGCGATTCCACCACACAAGACTGGACCATGTGGGACACCCAAAATACTAACGCCTTTGTAGAGTTCACCAGTCAACTCAGTGACAATTGGCGTCTTGATGTGAACTATCACAAACGCTATTTCGAAGAACAAGATAAGCTGTTTTATGCCTATGGCACCATCGACAAAGAGACGAACTTAGGACTTTTAGGTTATCCCGGTCGTTATGACTCAGATATCGATTCCGATTTACTTGAAGTAAAAACATCAGGTTTTTTTAGTGCATTTGGCTTTGAACATGAAGCGACATTTGGTGTTAGCTATGCCCAAAGTACGGACACTATGTTTAACTACGCAGCCGATTTTACCGAAGCCGCATGGGGTGCATTACCAGCATTTCCTTATGCCCTTGACGCTATCGCCGAGCCTGATTGGCAAGAGCGCACACTGTATTCAGAAATTAAGCAAAACCTAACCCGCGTATTCGGCTCAACCAAAATTACATTAAGTGATAGCCTGTTTATGATTGCCGGTGTAAATGCCATTGATTTTGAGCGAAGTGGCGATAACAGTGGTACCACTATCGATAATAGCGAAAGTGAGCTAAGTCCATATGTCGGCTTTACCTATGCCATAACAGAAGACATCAATGCCTACGCTAGTTACTCAGATATCTACCAGCCCCAAGAACAGTATGATTTATCGGGGCAATACCTTGACCCAACTAAGGGCAAGAATACCGAAGCTGGTATTAAAGTTCAGTGGCTAGATGAGAGCCTACTAACTACGTTTGCTTATTTTACCGCGGAGCAAGAAAACCTAGCCTCATATGCAGGTATCAATCCTGATAACGGGCAATATTACTACAACGGCATTGATGTTGACTCAAAAGGCTTTGAGATTGAAATGACAGGTCAGCTCACAGACGATCTCAGTGTGATTTTGGGCTATACCGCCATTGAAATTGAAGACGACCAAGGTGCTGATGCCAATACTTGGGCACCTCGTGACTACGTTAATTTCTCATTGAATTACACAGTGCCCGTAGTGCCAAGCCTAACAGTCGGTGTCAGTGGTCGCTGGCAATCAGAAACCAAAAACACTGATTACAACGTCACCCAAGACAGCTACTTTTTGCTAAACGCCTATGCCAGTTACGACATTACCAATGACCTCAGCGTTAGAGCGAATTTGAATAATATCACTGACGAAAAATACCTTAGCAGCCTGCACAGCTCGTTTTTCTATGCCGCGCCTATTAACGGCACAGTCAGCGTGACCTACAGCTTCTAA
- a CDS encoding ABC transporter ATP-binding protein, with amino-acid sequence MKAVNTDDSAHSTGSAHSTGSGHSVESRETAESARSSVSDESAAKGKSADNIKNKAPLAINLKGVRHSYGKSSNETVLSIPHWQLAQGERVFLHGDSGSGKTTLLNLLSGVLTPTEGSIELLGQPFSSLSARRRDAFRARHIGVVFQQFNLVPYLSVLKNIQLANYFAAKRDKHIEESVSGLLAKLNLPADVMHKPANTLSVGQQQRVAIARALINQPELLLVDEPTSALDASARDAFMDILLNMCETAGASLVFVSHDMSLKRFFSTSVDMPSLCQGKGNAAC; translated from the coding sequence ATGAAAGCAGTGAATACAGATGATAGTGCCCACAGCACAGGAAGCGCCCACAGCACAGGAAGCGGCCACAGCGTAGAAAGCAGAGAGACCGCAGAAAGCGCCCGCAGCTCAGTAAGCGACGAAAGTGCAGCAAAAGGCAAAAGCGCCGACAATATTAAAAACAAAGCCCCTCTGGCGATTAATCTTAAAGGCGTTCGGCATAGCTACGGCAAATCGAGCAATGAAACGGTATTGAGTATTCCTCATTGGCAGCTCGCTCAAGGGGAGCGCGTATTCCTGCACGGTGATTCCGGCTCGGGTAAAACGACCTTATTGAATTTGCTATCTGGGGTACTTACCCCAACAGAAGGTAGCATCGAACTATTAGGTCAGCCTTTCTCTAGTTTATCGGCAAGGCGCAGAGACGCTTTTCGGGCACGCCATATCGGCGTGGTGTTTCAGCAGTTCAATTTGGTGCCTTACTTAAGCGTGCTAAAGAACATTCAGCTAGCCAATTACTTTGCTGCCAAGCGTGATAAACACATAGAAGAGTCGGTTAGCGGCTTGTTGGCAAAGTTAAATTTGCCTGCAGATGTGATGCATAAACCTGCCAATACCCTGAGCGTGGGTCAACAGCAGCGGGTGGCCATTGCCAGAGCGTTGATAAATCAGCCTGAGTTGTTACTGGTAGACGAGCCCACCTCGGCGCTAGATGCCTCAGCACGAGATGCGTTTATGGATATTCTACTGAATATGTGTGAAACCGCGGGCGCGAGCTTGGTCTTCGTTAGTCATGATATGTCATTAAAGCGTTTTTTTAGCACCAGTGTTGATATGCCCAGTTTGTGTCAGGGCAAGGGGAATGCTGCATGTTGA
- a CDS encoding PepSY-associated TM helix domain-containing protein, which yields MKNSKVDPQKKLVNTPSLSKRSLSAHAWLGLFVSAFMYIICLSGTLAVFHQELERWEQPQIPETGKVDIAVIEKAYDNFVETYPEETEHMYVVFPGSGIPRVVVENDHIAHFVNPDGSLGEVEQSHWTKMLVDLHLYLHLPKSFGMILVSAFGALLCALILSGFLAHPRIIKDAFRFRRGGTGLQENIDLHNRFSVWAAPFHIMIGVTGAYFGLATVLIGLVSQAFYAGDNQAVLDELFTPEPALEQPLQRPQIGRAMEYIEQHNPEGTPLFLTIHEPNTPGQFIEAYVKQPGRLIYSENYRFDIQGNFLETAGYRDGGLAKQIIFSMYRLHFGEFAGIASKLLYFVLGMMLTVVSATGINIWLRKRKTTDVINLWWPTLVWGTPLILSVSALLNLFVHVRIDLFIWLGLVAALVVATRQQNVQLWVARLKHALAFSLLIFIAAYTAKAGAAAFTIAALQINIPLALYAAYLLARGHRQITLAGNEDRQVSQPEST from the coding sequence ATGAAAAATTCAAAAGTAGATCCTCAAAAAAAACTAGTAAACACCCCGTCTCTCAGTAAACGGTCGCTCTCTGCCCATGCTTGGTTGGGGCTATTTGTTAGCGCGTTTATGTACATAATTTGTTTATCCGGTACTTTAGCAGTGTTCCATCAAGAGCTTGAGCGCTGGGAGCAACCGCAAATCCCTGAAACAGGCAAGGTTGATATTGCCGTCATCGAAAAAGCGTATGACAATTTTGTTGAAACCTACCCCGAAGAAACTGAGCACATGTATGTGGTCTTTCCAGGTTCGGGTATCCCAAGGGTGGTGGTCGAGAACGACCATATCGCGCATTTCGTTAATCCTGATGGCTCATTAGGTGAAGTAGAGCAGTCTCACTGGACTAAAATGCTGGTAGATTTGCACTTGTATCTGCATCTACCCAAAAGCTTCGGCATGATCCTCGTTAGTGCGTTTGGTGCACTGTTGTGTGCGCTAATTTTGTCTGGCTTTCTTGCCCATCCTCGTATCATTAAAGACGCCTTTCGCTTTCGCCGCGGCGGCACTGGGCTGCAAGAAAACATTGATTTGCATAATCGCTTCAGTGTGTGGGCAGCGCCTTTTCACATAATGATTGGCGTAACAGGTGCCTATTTCGGCTTGGCCACTGTGTTGATTGGGCTGGTGTCGCAAGCATTTTATGCAGGGGATAATCAGGCGGTTTTGGATGAGTTGTTCACCCCTGAGCCAGCTTTAGAGCAACCCTTACAAAGACCACAGATAGGCCGCGCCATGGAGTATATTGAGCAGCATAATCCTGAAGGTACGCCGTTATTTCTTACCATTCACGAGCCAAATACGCCGGGACAATTTATCGAAGCGTACGTGAAACAACCTGGTCGGTTGATTTACTCTGAGAATTATCGTTTTGATATTCAGGGTAATTTCTTAGAAACCGCCGGATACCGTGATGGTGGTCTTGCCAAACAAATTATCTTTTCAATGTATCGCCTGCATTTTGGTGAATTTGCTGGCATCGCAAGCAAGTTATTGTATTTTGTACTCGGTATGATGTTAACCGTGGTATCGGCCACGGGTATCAATATTTGGCTGAGAAAACGCAAAACTACCGATGTGATTAACCTGTGGTGGCCAACACTGGTGTGGGGCACACCGCTGATACTTAGCGTGAGCGCGCTGCTCAATTTGTTTGTGCACGTGCGAATCGACCTCTTCATTTGGCTCGGCTTGGTCGCTGCCCTCGTAGTAGCGACGCGCCAGCAAAACGTGCAGCTATGGGTCGCTAGGCTCAAACATGCACTGGCGTTCTCACTGCTCATATTCATCGCAGCTTACACAGCCAAGGCTGGCGCTGCAGCCTTTACCATTGCAGCCTTGCAAATCAATATTCCGCTTGCCCTGTACGCTGCGTATTTGTTGGCGAGAGGGCACCGGCAGATAACTCTGGCAGGAAATGAAGACCGTCAGGTGAGTCAGCCTGAATCGACGTAG
- a CDS encoding acyl-CoA dehydrogenase family protein — protein MQLSEEHDALRKTVKNFVDNEMDPFIEEWESAGIAPLHTLFKKMGDLGLLGIHKPEAYGGSGLDYSYNLVFAEELGRAYGGSLPMAIGVQTDMATPALARFGSDELKREFLAPAVAGDMVACIGVSEPGAGSDVAGLKTTAKSDGDDYVINGSKMWITNATQADWICLLANTSDGNVHANKSLIVVPLNTPGIEISKPLNKLGMRASDTGQIFFNNVRVPKRNRIGEENKGFTMQMMQFQEERMYAAASAHKGMERMIQDTIGWCKERHTFGQPVLNNQVVHFKLAELQTEVEALRALTWRACQQHIDGEDATYLASMAKLKSGRLWREVTDSCLQYWGGMGFMWDNPVARAYRDTRILSIAGGSDEMMLGIIAKHMDIFPKRR, from the coding sequence ATGCAGCTTAGCGAAGAGCACGATGCCCTTAGAAAAACAGTCAAAAACTTTGTCGACAATGAAATGGATCCCTTCATTGAAGAATGGGAAAGCGCCGGTATCGCACCTTTGCACACCCTGTTTAAGAAGATGGGAGACTTAGGGCTACTGGGCATTCATAAACCCGAGGCGTACGGTGGCTCTGGGCTAGATTACAGCTATAACTTAGTGTTTGCTGAAGAATTAGGTCGCGCCTATGGTGGCTCGCTTCCCATGGCTATTGGTGTGCAAACCGATATGGCCACTCCAGCTTTAGCGCGTTTTGGTAGCGACGAACTCAAGCGTGAATTTTTAGCCCCTGCTGTTGCCGGTGACATGGTGGCGTGTATTGGGGTCAGTGAGCCTGGTGCAGGCTCTGATGTGGCAGGTTTGAAAACCACAGCAAAAAGTGACGGCGATGATTACGTCATTAACGGCAGCAAAATGTGGATAACCAATGCCACACAAGCTGATTGGATTTGCCTGTTGGCCAATACCAGTGACGGTAATGTGCATGCCAATAAATCCCTTATTGTTGTGCCGCTGAATACGCCCGGCATTGAAATCTCTAAGCCCTTAAATAAGTTAGGCATGCGTGCCAGCGACACGGGGCAAATATTTTTCAACAATGTAAGGGTGCCCAAACGTAATCGTATCGGTGAAGAAAACAAGGGCTTCACCATGCAAATGATGCAATTCCAAGAAGAGCGAATGTACGCCGCCGCAAGCGCGCACAAAGGAATGGAGCGCATGATCCAAGACACCATTGGGTGGTGCAAAGAGCGCCACACTTTCGGCCAGCCCGTACTGAACAACCAAGTCGTGCATTTTAAGTTAGCTGAATTGCAAACCGAAGTTGAAGCCCTTCGCGCATTAACATGGCGTGCCTGCCAGCAGCATATCGATGGTGAAGATGCCACCTACCTTGCATCGATGGCCAAACTCAAAAGCGGCCGTTTATGGCGTGAAGTTACCGACTCCTGCCTGCAGTACTGGGGCGGTATGGGTTTTATGTGGGACAACCCTGTTGCCAGAGCCTATCGCGACACGCGCATTTTATCTATCGCCGGGGGCAGTGACGAAATGATGCTGGGCATTATCGCCAAGCACATGGACATATTCCCTAAGCGCCGATAA
- a CDS encoding MBL fold metallo-hydrolase — MTIDFIDVQPPEPGEWQQVSPGILWLRMPLPFELDHINLYLIEDHDPVTGDKGYALIDTGFGVSKTQELWDSLLSKLDVPLTKVIVTHMHPDHIGMAGYLVDKYRAPLYMSHSEYFVGRAMSAGSRGASDWQDDEYLVRCGMSPEYVATASENRKTNKGVGQVIRPIPLHHERLQEGDELTIGQHQWQVLIGRGHSPEHVCLFNPTTNVLISGDHVLPIITPNIGVYSTEPNANALKMYLDTLPQFKTLPTDALVLPSHKQPFVGLHKRVDELAEHHHEHLANLKAFCAQGKTIKECLPVLFKRELNEHNMFFAIAEALAHLNYLYFEGEVTRDINEHGHYVFALVGD; from the coding sequence ATGACTATCGACTTTATTGATGTGCAACCACCAGAACCAGGTGAGTGGCAGCAGGTATCACCGGGTATTTTGTGGTTGCGCATGCCGTTGCCCTTTGAGCTGGATCATATCAACTTATACTTGATAGAAGACCATGATCCGGTCACGGGGGATAAAGGCTACGCGCTCATCGATACTGGCTTTGGGGTTAGCAAAACACAAGAGCTATGGGATAGCTTACTGAGTAAATTGGATGTGCCTTTGACCAAGGTCATTGTGACCCACATGCACCCAGATCACATCGGCATGGCGGGTTATTTGGTTGATAAATATCGCGCGCCATTGTATATGAGCCACTCAGAATATTTTGTTGGCCGAGCTATGAGTGCCGGCAGTCGAGGAGCATCAGACTGGCAAGACGATGAGTACTTAGTACGCTGTGGTATGTCGCCTGAATACGTAGCAACCGCCAGTGAAAACCGTAAAACGAACAAAGGAGTCGGGCAGGTTATTCGCCCCATTCCGTTACATCATGAGCGTCTACAAGAGGGCGACGAGCTGACCATTGGCCAGCATCAATGGCAAGTATTGATTGGCCGCGGACATTCGCCAGAGCATGTGTGTTTGTTTAACCCCACAACGAATGTGTTGATATCAGGGGATCACGTACTACCTATCATCACCCCAAATATTGGGGTGTACAGCACTGAGCCAAACGCTAATGCTTTAAAGATGTACTTAGACACGCTACCGCAGTTTAAAACGTTACCCACTGATGCGCTCGTGCTGCCATCACATAAACAACCTTTCGTTGGATTGCATAAGCGGGTTGATGAGCTGGCTGAGCATCACCATGAGCATCTCGCCAACTTAAAAGCGTTTTGCGCACAAGGTAAAACCATCAAAGAATGCTTACCTGTGTTGTTTAAGCGGGAATTGAATGAACACAATATGTTCTTTGCTATTGCCGAAGCGCTGGCGCACCTCAACTATTTGTATTTCGAGGGTGAAGTCACCCGAGATATCAACGAACACGGCCACTATGTTTTTGCACTGGTTGGTGATTAG